A genomic segment from Thermodesulfobacteriota bacterium encodes:
- a CDS encoding radical SAM protein translates to MRYEGQIYRPFSEADSYLLQCTIGCSHNGCAFCGMYKDRGFRIRSLDEIREDIRMAREHYGDVEKVFLCDGDAVCMDTEALLNILQALYGTFPSLRHVGTYVGPQSTLAKSAADLERLRQAGLTKAYLGVESGDDEVLKAVNKGVNAAQMLEAGRRLVETGFNLSSMVLLGIAGTGEKAKQHAALTAEITNRMRPRYLAALTYTPVPRTALFRKVESGEFILPDPFQTLEEMKVMFENIFIDGLTFIGAHASNYLPVSGRLQKDKAAMLDTVNAVLAARDMSALRPDAMRGL, encoded by the coding sequence ATGCGTTACGAAGGACAGATTTACCGGCCCTTTTCCGAGGCCGACAGCTATCTGCTGCAGTGCACCATCGGGTGCTCGCACAACGGTTGTGCCTTTTGCGGCATGTACAAGGACCGCGGGTTCCGGATCCGGTCCCTGGATGAGATAAGGGAGGACATCCGCATGGCCCGGGAGCATTACGGGGACGTGGAAAAAGTCTTTCTGTGCGACGGGGACGCGGTGTGCATGGACACGGAGGCGCTTCTAAATATTTTACAGGCGCTTTACGGAACATTTCCCTCCCTGCGTCATGTGGGCACCTATGTGGGCCCCCAGAGCACCCTGGCCAAAAGCGCGGCCGACCTGGAGCGCCTGCGGCAGGCCGGCCTGACCAAGGCCTACCTGGGGGTGGAGTCCGGCGATGACGAGGTGCTGAAGGCCGTCAATAAAGGGGTAAACGCCGCGCAGATGCTGGAAGCGGGCAGGCGCCTGGTGGAAACGGGCTTCAACCTCTCGTCCATGGTGCTGCTGGGAATCGCCGGAACCGGAGAAAAGGCGAAACAACACGCCGCCCTGACCGCGGAAATCACCAACCGGATGAGGCCCCGTTACCTGGCGGCCCTGACTTATACCCCGGTGCCGCGCACGGCCCTGTTCAGAAAAGTCGAGTCCGGAGAGTTTATCCTGCCCGACCCTTTCCAAACCCTGGAGGAAATGAAGGTGATGTTTGAAAACATCTTCATCGACGGCCTGACCTTCATCGGCGCCCACGCCTCCAACTACCTGCCCGTCAGCGGCAGACTCCAGAAAGACAAGGCCGCGATGCTGGACACCGTCAATGCCGTGCTGGCCGCCCGCGACATGAGCGCCCTCCGGCCCGACGCCATGCGGGGGCTGTAA
- the yedF gene encoding sulfurtransferase-like selenium metabolism protein YedF: MKEIDARGLSCPAPVLKTKAVLEAEPLTGVTVVVDNPAARENVLRFLGSQGFTTNSAQQGEDYRITGTRPSATVAALSPEKHREHGKIMVLCATDRLGFGDDTLGQKLMVNFIRTLKEMGDDLWRVVFVNNGVKLTVDGSAVLDDLKAYESAGLKIMVCGTCLDHFSLLDRKQVGETTNMLDIVTAMQLADKVISL, from the coding sequence ATGAAAGAAATAGATGCCCGCGGCCTGTCCTGCCCGGCCCCGGTTTTAAAAACAAAGGCTGTTCTGGAAGCCGAACCGCTCACCGGCGTAACGGTTGTGGTCGACAACCCGGCCGCCCGGGAAAATGTGCTGCGGTTTCTGGGGTCCCAGGGTTTTACCACGAACTCGGCCCAGCAGGGGGAAGACTATCGGATCACCGGCACCCGCCCTTCCGCCACGGTGGCCGCGCTTTCTCCGGAAAAGCACCGGGAGCACGGAAAAATCATGGTCCTGTGCGCCACCGACCGCCTGGGATTCGGCGACGACACCCTGGGACAGAAACTGATGGTCAACTTCATCCGCACATTAAAAGAGATGGGCGACGACCTGTGGCGAGTGGTGTTCGTCAACAACGGCGTCAAGCTGACCGTTGACGGATCGGCCGTTCTCGATGACCTGAAAGCTTACGAATCCGCGGGCTTGAAAATCATGGTCTGCGGCACCTGTCTGGATCATTTCAGTCTTCTGGACAGAAAACAGGTGGGCGAAACCACCAATATGCTTGACATCGTCACCGCCATGCAGCTGGCCGACAAGGTCATCAGCCTTTAA
- a CDS encoding 4Fe-4S binding protein: MLKIVATVLGLLLGAYILIALVILLIGERRPYPRASTTRFIRAAGWKRVLDPRSFLHGYIYFRWLKQYVALGLNLSRRVPVLGPLIVDRLIRPAYHAKTVTVDQAAAIVTIDRSIPLQDLGEQIIPYPTARDFVIGPATDFAVMACACRATRENPCQPTQVCIITGQPFVDFVLEHSPRLSRRITREEALQIIREEHDRGHVQSVWFKDATLGRIWAICNCCKCCCAGMEFMNHFGIKFMCSSGFIPETDYDLCNACFKCVARCPFNAMEKDEGRPRLVWDKCMGCGVCVDACPQSALRLVRDEKKGVPLDVRMMGEAPSVL; this comes from the coding sequence ATGCTGAAAATCGTCGCAACGGTGCTGGGCCTGCTGCTGGGCGCTTATATCCTCATCGCTCTGGTCATCCTGCTGATCGGCGAACGCCGGCCGTATCCGCGGGCCTCTACAACGCGGTTCATCCGGGCGGCCGGCTGGAAGCGAGTGCTCGATCCCCGCTCCTTCCTGCACGGCTACATTTATTTCCGCTGGCTGAAACAGTATGTCGCTCTGGGGCTGAACCTGTCCCGGCGGGTTCCCGTGCTGGGGCCGCTGATCGTCGACCGCCTGATCCGGCCGGCCTATCATGCCAAGACCGTTACCGTCGACCAGGCGGCCGCCATCGTCACCATTGACCGGTCCATTCCTCTCCAGGACCTGGGCGAACAGATCATTCCCTATCCCACGGCCAGGGACTTTGTCATCGGCCCGGCCACTGATTTCGCGGTCATGGCGTGCGCCTGCCGGGCCACCCGGGAAAACCCCTGTCAGCCGACCCAGGTGTGCATTATCACCGGCCAGCCGTTTGTCGATTTCGTTCTCGAACACAGCCCCCGCCTGAGCCGGCGGATCACCCGGGAAGAAGCCCTGCAAATCATCAGGGAGGAACATGACCGGGGCCACGTGCAGTCGGTCTGGTTCAAGGACGCGACCCTGGGCCGGATCTGGGCCATCTGCAACTGCTGCAAATGCTGCTGCGCCGGCATGGAGTTCATGAACCATTTTGGAATAAAGTTCATGTGCTCTTCGGGGTTTATCCCGGAAACGGATTACGACCTCTGCAATGCCTGCTTTAAATGCGTGGCCCGATGTCCCTTCAACGCCATGGAGAAAGATGAGGGCCGGCCCCGTCTTGTCTGGGACAAGTGTATGGGCTGCGGCGTGTGCGTGGATGCCTGCCCCCAGTCCGCCCTGCGACTTGTCCGGGATGAGAAAAAAGGGGTGCCCCTGGATGTAAGGATGATGGGGGAAGCGCCTTCGGTTTTATGA
- a CDS encoding acyl-CoA dehydratase activase encodes MIVKKHVLGIDIGSVSAGLVVISPEKHIIQSGYRFHNGNIADTLRQMLAPVDLPAIGAVAATSSTPPVINARFRYDDQVALIAAARERHPEAGAILSVGGEKFGLILFDENGHYRKYLSNTSCAAGTGSFLDQQAGRLNLAGIEDLCARALGNTGGIPRIASRCAVFAKTDLIHAQQEGYSLESICDGLCHGLARNIVDTLFTNEHPRPPMVLCGGVSHNRPVAGHIGTLTGVDIIADQWSHLYGAYGAALHCLAGIKAASDSVRLLHPDDIISSSAVERSYAYRPLELTLSQYPDFESHEQYVFSPERDGAPGTVEVDVYAPASAATTWTPFLGVDIGSTSTKAVLMGEAGDVLAGFYTRTAGRPVDAIQSVLAAVEDLGRRKGVTIAVRGAGTTGSGRKFVGRVLGADLILDEITAHARAAVALNPAVDTIIEIGGQDAKFTTLKDGRVTFSAMNTVCAAGTGSFIEEQARRLQCPLDEFPARTKGCRSPMTSDRCTVFMERDINHFLSVGYAREEMLAASLHAVRENYLAKVATPSQIGSTVLFQGATAKNRALVAAFEQGLNQPIHVSRYCHLTGALGTALTLAETAREQDGFVSQFRGIELYRAQIPIRNEICDLCANHCKITVAVVGTETVAYGFLCGRDYETRRFVGNNTSGFDLMSARRDILKPPPSDAPSRSVTIGLPAALQLVDDLSFWTHFFAQLGIRTIVSDRFAEGVKTGKRLTGAEFCAPVAALHGHVRHLLDRADYVFVPTYFENRDKEKHTRRQYCYYTQYAPALVADLEPSRVLTPLVNYLYSHFHTKRELYRMLKSVCAEPVGFMEVNTAYENALALRGAGRDRLRDSYRRHRQDSSGDIRVVLLGRPYTVLSREMNKHIPDIFSALGIKVFYQDMLDPATADLETVKPLLDEIHWEHAAEILKSAVVAAQTESLYPVLLTSFMCTPDSFVMDYFRRVMDLHGKPYLILQIDEHGSSVGYETRIEAAVRAFRNHNSSVVPPVPRASCRCLQPAHASRLEGKTVLMPNWDDITCRLLVAAMQRDGYDARLLEETESSVRKSLRHNTGQCIPLNIIAQEFADYVGHHHLEPDRTVLWMAGGEIACNLKLYPYHIKRLVNDFGNGLEKAEVYSGDITLSDISPKMSLYAYFAFMFGGMLRKMACRLRPYEREAGATDRALAESVRIGVDAFLGRRDWEEAAAAATALFEAVDISEEPRRPQVAIFGDLYVRDNRFINQNLIRFIEQNGGEVITTPYSTYARMIAGPYFRKWFREGKYWHTFSSRALMSSVQWMERRYYRHFERVLREPEHAFRDDPGKILAGYHLGIEHTGESMDNILKVHYIRKHFPDVALFVQTNPAFCCPSIVTQAMSRKIEENTGVPVVSITYDGTGSFKNSKIIPYLAYPRKTGQPWDRRIVSVR; translated from the coding sequence ATGATTGTTAAAAAACACGTTTTAGGTATTGATATCGGGTCCGTTAGCGCCGGGCTGGTCGTTATTTCTCCGGAAAAACATATCATTCAAAGCGGTTATCGCTTTCACAACGGCAATATCGCCGACACCCTCCGGCAAATGCTGGCGCCGGTCGATCTGCCGGCCATCGGCGCGGTGGCCGCTACCTCATCCACCCCGCCGGTCATTAACGCCCGGTTCCGGTATGATGACCAGGTGGCCCTGATTGCCGCGGCCCGGGAGCGCCACCCCGAAGCCGGGGCCATACTGTCCGTGGGCGGTGAAAAATTCGGGCTGATTCTCTTTGATGAAAACGGTCATTATCGCAAGTATCTTTCCAACACTTCCTGCGCCGCCGGAACCGGCAGCTTCCTGGACCAGCAGGCCGGGCGCCTTAACCTGGCCGGCATCGAGGACCTCTGCGCCCGCGCCCTGGGCAACACCGGCGGCATTCCCCGCATCGCCAGCCGCTGCGCCGTGTTCGCCAAAACCGACCTGATCCACGCCCAGCAGGAGGGCTACTCCCTGGAAAGCATCTGCGACGGCCTGTGCCACGGCCTGGCCCGCAACATCGTCGACACGTTATTTACCAATGAACACCCGCGCCCGCCCATGGTGCTCTGCGGCGGGGTATCGCACAACCGGCCGGTGGCCGGGCATATCGGCACCCTCACCGGCGTGGACATTATCGCGGACCAGTGGTCCCATCTGTACGGGGCTTACGGCGCGGCCCTGCATTGCCTTGCCGGGATAAAGGCCGCTTCCGATTCTGTCCGCCTCCTTCATCCGGACGACATTATTTCCAGCTCCGCCGTCGAGCGCTCTTATGCCTACCGTCCCCTGGAGTTGACCCTTTCCCAATACCCGGATTTTGAATCCCACGAACAATATGTCTTTTCCCCGGAAAGGGACGGGGCACCGGGCACGGTTGAGGTCGACGTCTATGCTCCGGCGTCCGCCGCAACCACCTGGACGCCTTTTCTCGGGGTCGACATCGGGTCCACCAGCACCAAGGCGGTGTTAATGGGCGAGGCCGGCGATGTCCTGGCCGGTTTTTATACCCGCACGGCCGGTCGTCCGGTGGACGCCATCCAGTCCGTTCTAGCCGCCGTTGAAGACCTCGGCCGCCGCAAGGGCGTCACCATCGCCGTCCGCGGGGCCGGGACCACCGGATCCGGCCGCAAGTTCGTGGGCCGCGTCCTGGGCGCCGACCTGATCCTGGATGAAATCACCGCCCACGCCCGGGCGGCGGTGGCGCTTAACCCGGCCGTGGACACCATCATTGAAATCGGGGGACAGGATGCCAAGTTCACCACCTTAAAAGACGGACGGGTGACTTTCTCGGCCATGAACACCGTGTGCGCCGCCGGCACCGGCAGCTTTATCGAGGAGCAGGCCCGCCGGCTCCAGTGCCCTCTGGACGAATTCCCCGCGCGCACGAAAGGGTGCCGGTCGCCCATGACCAGCGACCGATGCACGGTTTTCATGGAGCGGGACATCAACCATTTTTTAAGCGTCGGGTACGCCAGGGAGGAGATGCTGGCCGCCAGCCTGCATGCCGTCCGGGAAAACTACCTGGCCAAAGTGGCCACCCCGAGCCAGATCGGGAGCACCGTCCTGTTCCAGGGGGCCACGGCCAAAAACCGGGCCCTGGTGGCGGCCTTTGAGCAGGGGCTCAATCAGCCTATCCATGTATCCCGCTACTGCCACCTGACCGGCGCCCTGGGCACCGCCCTCACCCTGGCCGAAACCGCCCGCGAACAGGATGGATTTGTTTCTCAATTCCGGGGTATTGAGCTTTACCGGGCGCAGATTCCCATCCGCAATGAGATCTGCGACCTGTGCGCCAATCACTGCAAGATCACCGTGGCCGTCGTGGGCACCGAGACGGTGGCTTACGGATTTTTGTGCGGCCGCGATTACGAAACCCGCCGCTTCGTCGGCAACAATACTTCCGGGTTCGACCTCATGTCCGCCCGCCGGGACATCCTCAAGCCGCCGCCGTCGGACGCGCCGTCCCGGAGCGTCACCATCGGCCTCCCGGCCGCCCTGCAACTGGTGGACGATCTGTCGTTCTGGACCCATTTTTTCGCGCAGCTGGGCATCCGCACCATTGTCAGTGACCGTTTTGCCGAAGGGGTGAAAACCGGTAAACGGCTGACCGGCGCCGAATTCTGCGCGCCGGTGGCCGCCCTGCACGGTCATGTGCGCCATCTGCTGGACCGGGCCGATTACGTCTTCGTGCCGACCTATTTTGAGAACCGCGACAAGGAGAAACACACCCGCCGCCAGTACTGCTATTATACCCAGTACGCGCCGGCCCTGGTGGCCGACCTGGAGCCGTCCCGCGTCCTGACGCCCCTGGTCAACTACCTGTACAGCCATTTCCACACCAAGCGGGAGCTTTACCGGATGCTCAAATCCGTCTGCGCGGAACCGGTGGGTTTCATGGAAGTCAATACGGCCTACGAAAACGCCCTGGCCCTTCGCGGCGCCGGGCGTGACCGGCTGCGGGACAGCTACCGCCGGCACCGGCAGGATTCCTCCGGCGATATCCGGGTGGTGCTGCTCGGCCGGCCCTATACGGTCCTGAGCCGGGAAATGAACAAGCACATCCCCGATATATTTTCAGCCCTCGGCATTAAGGTTTTTTATCAGGATATGCTCGATCCCGCCACGGCGGATCTTGAAACCGTAAAGCCCCTGCTGGATGAAATCCACTGGGAACACGCCGCTGAAATACTCAAATCCGCCGTGGTCGCGGCCCAGACCGAATCCCTTTATCCGGTTCTGCTGACTTCGTTCATGTGCACGCCGGATTCCTTTGTCATGGACTACTTCCGCCGCGTCATGGACCTGCACGGCAAGCCCTATCTCATTCTCCAGATCGACGAGCACGGCTCCAGCGTGGGTTACGAAACCCGCATCGAGGCGGCCGTCCGGGCCTTCCGCAACCACAACAGCAGCGTCGTGCCCCCGGTTCCCCGGGCATCCTGCCGCTGCCTGCAGCCCGCCCACGCCAGCCGGCTCGAGGGCAAAACCGTCCTCATGCCCAACTGGGACGACATCACCTGTCGCCTCCTGGTCGCCGCCATGCAGCGGGACGGTTATGACGCCCGTCTGCTGGAAGAGACCGAGTCCTCCGTCCGCAAAAGCCTGCGGCACAATACCGGCCAGTGCATTCCCTTGAACATCATCGCCCAGGAGTTCGCCGATTATGTCGGCCACCACCACCTCGAACCGGACCGGACGGTGCTGTGGATGGCCGGCGGCGAAATCGCCTGCAACCTCAAGCTCTACCCTTACCACATCAAGCGGCTGGTCAACGACTTCGGCAACGGCCTGGAAAAGGCGGAGGTGTATAGCGGCGACATCACCTTAAGCGACATCTCCCCGAAGATGTCGCTGTACGCCTACTTTGCTTTCATGTTCGGCGGGATGCTGCGGAAAATGGCCTGCCGCCTGCGGCCTTATGAACGCGAGGCCGGCGCCACGGACCGGGCCCTGGCCGAAAGCGTCCGGATCGGCGTCGACGCTTTCCTGGGCCGCCGGGACTGGGAAGAGGCGGCCGCGGCCGCTACCGCGCTTTTCGAGGCGGTGGACATCAGTGAAGAACCCCGCCGTCCCCAGGTGGCCATCTTCGGCGACCTGTATGTCCGCGACAACCGCTTTATCAACCAGAACCTGATCCGCTTTATCGAGCAGAACGGCGGGGAGGTCATCACCACGCCTTACAGCACTTACGCGCGGATGATCGCCGGGCCCTATTTCCGCAAATGGTTCCGGGAGGGGAAATACTGGCACACCTTTTCCTCCAGGGCGCTGATGTCGTCGGTCCAGTGGATGGAGAGAAGGTACTACCGTCATTTTGAACGGGTGTTGCGGGAACCGGAGCACGCCTTCAGGGACGACCCCGGCAAGATCCTGGCCGGCTATCATCTGGGGATCGAGCACACCGGCGAATCCATGGACAACATCCTCAAGGTTCACTACATCCGGAAACATTTTCCGGATGTGGCCCTGTTCGTCCAGACCAATCCGGCCTTCTGCTGCCCCTCCATCGTGACCCAGGCCATGTCGCGAAAGATCGAAGAGAACACCGGCGTGCCCGTGGTTTCCATCACCTACGACGGCACCGGCAGCTTCAAGAATTCAAAAATTATTCCCTACCTGGCCTATCCGCGGAAAACGGGGCAGCCGTGGGACCGGAGAATAGTGTCGGTCAGATAG
- a CDS encoding aspartyl protease family protein: protein MFLICVLLFAFLPLPSGSEFYEYVDENGVKTYTDSQGGIPQSREDGVQVHKEPYDDLPEEERQRMIEAEAARLEEIRRRQSEEREKYQQEKRLRDLEKEEAGKKQAIEKRITSVAITGDNQILVPVTLGYLGKTVQANLLLDTGANVTTIHDNIAEQLGIIGGRRGSMVVAGGDKIKTRHLPIDFITVGSKTIPKPWITVLTYTGKEAPFDGLLGLDFLRQFKYIIDFEKSVIIWAE from the coding sequence TTGTTTCTGATATGTGTCTTACTCTTTGCCTTCCTGCCCCTTCCTTCCGGGAGCGAGTTCTATGAATACGTCGATGAAAACGGTGTGAAAACCTATACGGACAGCCAGGGAGGCATCCCCCAGTCCCGCGAGGATGGCGTTCAGGTCCACAAGGAGCCTTACGACGATCTCCCGGAAGAAGAGCGGCAGCGCATGATCGAGGCGGAAGCGGCCAGGCTGGAGGAAATCAGGCGCCGGCAGTCGGAAGAACGGGAAAAGTACCAGCAGGAGAAACGCCTCCGGGACCTGGAAAAAGAAGAGGCCGGGAAAAAACAGGCCATAGAAAAACGAATAACTTCCGTTGCCATCACCGGTGACAACCAGATCCTGGTCCCCGTGACCCTGGGGTATCTGGGCAAAACCGTTCAGGCCAATCTGCTGCTGGACACCGGCGCCAATGTGACCACCATTCACGACAATATTGCGGAGCAACTGGGCATCATCGGCGGCCGGCGCGGCAGTATGGTTGTCGCCGGCGGGGATAAGATCAAGACCCGGCATCTTCCCATCGATTTTATCACGGTGGGATCCAAAACCATTCCCAAGCCCTGGATTACCGTTCTAACGTACACCGGCAAGGAGGCGCCATTCGACGGTTTGCTGGGCCTGGATTTTCTCCGCCAATTCAAATACATCATTGATTTTGAAAAAAGCGTGATCATCTGGGCTGAATAG
- a CDS encoding cation:proton antiporter — protein sequence MGHLTPQEIIVLFLSLGILLGAARLLGELAQKLRQPAVLGELLAGVLLGPTVLGALAPGISAFLFPAGGPNAIALETVATLAIVLFMLVAGMEVDLSTVWAQGRAGFKVGVTSMVIPFLFALALAWLNPQSLGRQSEAPPLVFALFLATAFAISALPVIAKTLMDMNLYRSDLGIVIVSAAIFNDLIGWLAFAVVLGMINPVPGYEGRILMTISLTLLFAGVVLTIGRWLIHRALPFLQAYTVWPGGVMGFALTLALLGAALTEWIGIHAIFGSFLIGIAIGDSSHLREHTRVTIEHFVSFIFAPVFFASIGLKVNFLEHFDASLIATVLMVACACKIIGGTLGARWGGMTPRESWAVGFAMNSRGAMEIILGILALEAGIIRQRLFVALIIMAIVTSMMSGPMMRYVLQPTKKRRLTGLLSAKLFLRQLQADSRRTAIGELTAAACRAIGLDPKTVEAAVWERESITGTGIGNGVAIPHARLEGLKKPLAVVGFSDAGIDFDAPDGRPAHLIFLLLTPADDPGAQLELAAKIARIFRDPVMLDRVLQTRRFTDFLALLKSVSAGPEAI from the coding sequence ATGGGCCATCTGACCCCTCAGGAAATCATTGTTTTGTTTCTTTCCCTGGGGATTCTCCTCGGCGCCGCGCGACTGCTGGGAGAACTGGCCCAGAAACTGCGCCAGCCGGCGGTGCTGGGGGAACTGCTGGCGGGTGTCCTGCTGGGGCCGACGGTCCTGGGGGCGCTGGCGCCGGGGATCAGCGCCTTTCTCTTCCCCGCCGGCGGTCCGAACGCCATTGCCCTGGAAACCGTCGCCACCCTGGCCATTGTCCTGTTCATGCTGGTGGCCGGCATGGAAGTCGACCTTTCCACGGTCTGGGCCCAGGGCCGGGCGGGGTTCAAGGTGGGCGTCACCAGCATGGTGATTCCCTTCCTTTTTGCCCTTGCCCTTGCCTGGCTCAATCCGCAGTCCCTGGGTCGCCAGTCGGAAGCGCCGCCGCTGGTTTTTGCCCTGTTCCTGGCCACCGCCTTCGCCATTTCCGCCCTGCCGGTCATCGCCAAAACCCTGATGGATATGAACCTGTATCGCAGCGACCTGGGGATCGTCATCGTCAGCGCCGCCATTTTCAACGACCTGATCGGCTGGCTGGCGTTTGCCGTTGTCCTGGGGATGATCAATCCCGTTCCCGGTTATGAGGGCCGGATACTGATGACCATATCCCTGACGCTCCTGTTTGCCGGCGTGGTGCTGACTATCGGCCGCTGGCTGATCCACCGGGCGCTGCCTTTTCTGCAGGCTTACACCGTATGGCCCGGCGGCGTCATGGGCTTCGCCCTGACCCTGGCCCTGCTGGGCGCCGCCCTGACCGAATGGATCGGCATCCACGCCATTTTCGGCTCGTTCCTCATCGGTATCGCCATCGGGGATTCTTCCCACCTGCGCGAACACACCCGGGTCACCATCGAACATTTTGTTTCCTTTATCTTCGCGCCCGTATTTTTTGCCAGTATCGGCCTGAAAGTAAATTTTCTTGAGCATTTCGACGCTTCCCTGATAGCCACCGTGCTGATGGTCGCCTGCGCCTGCAAAATCATCGGCGGCACCCTGGGCGCCCGGTGGGGGGGGATGACACCCCGCGAATCCTGGGCCGTGGGGTTTGCCATGAATTCCCGCGGCGCCATGGAAATTATCCTGGGCATACTGGCCCTGGAGGCAGGTATTATCCGGCAACGGTTGTTTGTGGCCCTGATCATCATGGCCATCGTCACCTCCATGATGAGCGGTCCGATGATGCGATATGTTCTCCAGCCGACAAAAAAACGACGGTTGACCGGCCTCCTTTCCGCAAAGCTCTTTCTGCGGCAACTCCAGGCCGATTCGCGGCGAACGGCCATAGGTGAATTGACGGCCGCTGCCTGCCGAGCGATCGGCCTGGATCCGAAAACAGTAGAAGCCGCCGTATGGGAGCGAGAATCAATCACGGGAACGGGCATCGGCAACGGCGTGGCCATCCCTCATGCCCGGTTGGAAGGTCTGAAGAAACCGCTGGCGGTGGTGGGCTTTTCAGACGCCGGCATCGATTTTGACGCCCCCGACGGCCGGCCGGCGCACCTGATCTTCCTGCTGCTAACGCCGGCCGATGACCCCGGCGCCCAGTTGGAACTGGCCGCCAAAATCGCCCGCATCTTCCGCGACCCGGTCATGCTGGACCGGGTGCTGCAGACCCGGCGATTCACGGATTTCCTGGCGCTGCTCAAAAGTGTTTCCGCCGGTCCTGAAGCCATATAA
- a CDS encoding DUF3592 domain-containing protein encodes MVRFRNKGITSSSTRPGKLFATLFGLVFMGMGLLFASFIVRQTMTDFKILSWEKTPCAIISGRVTTVSDGYAFEVEYAYRVKGADYHSRQFKSGFFSSTHDDVSKADALARRYAPGADAFCFVNPDNPAEAVLARGSLWTGLLVLFPMIFVVIGGAVIYGAWTAGAGKTKAYSLSAKASRSKYGRFFLAGFFLIFLVAGSAFGYFLVFPALTKYLNADNWVETPCVVQSSRVKSHDSDDGTTYSVDIVYEYNFNGQPFRSGKYRFIGGSSSGYAGKAAVVDQYPPGRQAICYVNPDDPAEAVLIRTMGPEALMALIPLIFMIVGLGGFIYALRTGNAAGAIGSAGTSRRLPARVDVGSGRMILKPQSSAAGKIIVSMAVAAFWNGIVSVFVYQAYAGWRTGNPDYFLMLFLIPFVLVGLVLIGGIFYFILAAFNPRPTISLETHVLRPGDATDVDWNTSGNVYNIREFKLLLIGEETATYRRGTDTCTDRQPFYEKVLAASADPETLRRGQTSLRIPSPTMHSFKSDNNAIVWKIRLQCEVPRWPDIKEDFEITVYPLESEAS; translated from the coding sequence ATGGTCCGGTTCAGAAATAAAGGGATAACGTCATCATCGACCCGGCCGGGGAAATTATTCGCCACGCTGTTCGGCCTTGTTTTCATGGGCATGGGGCTTCTGTTCGCAAGTTTTATCGTGCGGCAGACCATGACCGACTTCAAGATCCTGTCCTGGGAGAAAACGCCCTGCGCCATTATTTCCGGCCGGGTGACCACGGTCAGCGACGGGTATGCCTTCGAGGTTGAATATGCCTATCGGGTCAAAGGCGCCGACTACCATAGCCGACAGTTCAAGTCCGGCTTCTTCAGCAGTACTCATGATGATGTCTCCAAAGCCGACGCCCTGGCCAGGCGATATGCGCCGGGCGCGGACGCCTTCTGCTTCGTGAATCCGGACAATCCGGCCGAAGCGGTTCTGGCCCGGGGCAGCCTCTGGACGGGGCTGCTGGTGCTGTTCCCCATGATTTTTGTCGTTATCGGCGGTGCGGTTATTTACGGGGCCTGGACCGCTGGCGCCGGGAAAACGAAAGCCTATTCCCTTTCGGCCAAAGCCTCCCGGTCGAAATACGGCAGGTTTTTCCTGGCCGGATTTTTCCTGATCTTCCTGGTAGCCGGGTCGGCCTTCGGATACTTCCTGGTGTTTCCGGCATTAACAAAATATCTGAACGCGGACAATTGGGTTGAAACGCCCTGCGTCGTCCAGTCCAGCCGGGTCAAAAGCCATGACAGTGATGACGGCACCACCTACAGCGTGGATATCGTCTATGAGTATAATTTCAATGGCCAGCCTTTCCGCTCGGGAAAGTACAGGTTCATCGGCGGTTCCTCCAGCGGATATGCCGGCAAGGCCGCGGTGGTCGACCAGTACCCGCCCGGCCGGCAAGCCATCTGCTACGTCAACCCGGACGATCCGGCCGAGGCGGTACTAATACGGACGATGGGGCCGGAAGCGTTGATGGCCCTGATCCCGCTGATCTTCATGATCGTGGGCCTGGGCGGATTCATTTATGCCCTGAGAACGGGTAACGCCGCCGGAGCGATTGGTTCGGCCGGCACATCACGAAGGTTGCCTGCCCGGGTTGATGTCGGCAGCGGCCGGATGATCCTGAAGCCGCAATCATCGGCTGCCGGGAAAATCATCGTCAGCATGGCGGTGGCGGCTTTCTGGAACGGGATCGTTTCGGTCTTTGTTTACCAGGCCTATGCCGGCTGGCGGACCGGGAACCCGGATTATTTTCTCATGCTGTTTTTAATCCCTTTTGTCCTGGTCGGGCTGGTATTGATCGGCGGCATCTTCTACTTTATCCTGGCCGCGTTCAACCCCAGGCCGACGATCAGCCTGGAGACCCATGTTCTCCGGCCGGGGGACGCGACGGACGTGGACTGGAACACCTCCGGAAACGTCTACAATATCCGTGAGTTCAAGCTCCTGCTGATCGGTGAGGAAACCGCCACCTACCGCCGGGGCACAGACACCTGCACGGACCGGCAACCCTTTTATGAAAAAGTCCTGGCGGCATCCGCGGACCCGGAAACCCTTCGCCGTGGCCAGACGAGTCTGCGGATTCCGTCCCCGACCATGCACTCCTTTAAGAGCGACAACAACGCCATTGTATGGAAAATCCGCCTGCAGTGTGAGGTGCCCCGCTGGCCGGACATAAAAGAGGATTTTGAGATCACCGTCTATCCCCTGGAAAGCGAGGCGTCATAA